In Anaerolineales bacterium, the following proteins share a genomic window:
- a CDS encoding VanZ family protein, with product MRDAIPHNDLCFSVIKNRFSRWLPALLTMAVIFWFSSQPSSELPSFGLVDRIVKKSGHVFEYAVLAYCLWYALYFRKDRRWLAWLIALFYAATDEFHQSFVPGRFSSVWDVVIFDNLGALIGLWLASRKKNDQPISG from the coding sequence GTGCGGGATGCTATCCCGCACAACGATTTGTGTTTCTCCGTGATTAAGAATCGTTTTTCCCGTTGGCTTCCTGCGTTGTTGACGATGGCGGTCATCTTTTGGTTTTCATCACAACCCTCAAGTGAATTGCCAAGCTTTGGGTTAGTGGATCGAATCGTCAAGAAGTCAGGTCATGTATTTGAATACGCGGTGTTGGCTTATTGCCTTTGGTATGCGCTGTATTTTCGCAAGGATCGCCGCTGGCTTGCGTGGTTGATCGCTTTGTTCTATGCTGCGACCGATGAATTCCATCAATCCTTCGTGCCTGGAAGATTTTCGTCGGTGTGGGATGTCGTCATCTTCGATAACCTCGGCGCGTTGATCGGTCTGTGGCTTGCGAGCCGAAAGAAAAACGACCAGCCAATTTCAGGCTGA
- a CDS encoding segregation/condensation protein A encodes MENLLGRQLNYNVQTPVYEGPLDLLLDLIERAELDITAVSLALVTDQYLAYINAMEELNADEISAFLVIAAKLLQIKSEAILPRPPAREASEEDAGASLVDQLKLYKRFKEIGGWLNGRQDENLRTYLRIAPPPKVEPKLDMSNLTLEKLVNAAEVAFAREKEKKPLASVIAPPRVTIREKIDLIAKIMRDVQRTTFRSLVDGGASRIEIVVTFLAMLELIKRYRIDVHQEELFSDIEINRNADWSDEEELELEFE; translated from the coding sequence ATGGAAAATTTGCTCGGACGACAACTGAACTACAACGTCCAAACGCCCGTGTATGAAGGACCGCTCGACCTTCTGCTGGATTTGATCGAGCGCGCCGAATTGGACATCACCGCCGTTTCGCTTGCGTTGGTGACCGATCAATATCTCGCGTACATCAACGCCATGGAAGAATTGAACGCCGACGAAATTTCGGCGTTTTTGGTGATCGCGGCGAAGTTGTTGCAGATTAAGTCCGAGGCGATTTTGCCGCGACCACCCGCGCGCGAGGCTAGCGAAGAGGATGCAGGTGCCTCGCTCGTAGACCAGTTGAAATTATACAAACGCTTCAAAGAGATCGGCGGTTGGCTGAACGGACGGCAAGATGAAAATTTGCGGACCTATTTGCGAATCGCTCCGCCGCCGAAAGTGGAACCGAAACTCGACATGTCGAATCTCACGCTCGAGAAGTTGGTCAATGCGGCGGAAGTTGCCTTCGCTCGGGAGAAGGAAAAGAAACCGCTCGCGTCCGTGATCGCGCCGCCGCGCGTGACCATCCGCGAAAAGATCGACTTGATCGCAAAAATCATGCGCGACGTGCAACGGACTACCTTCCGCTCGTTGGTGGATGGCGGCGCTTCGCGCATCGAGATCGTCGTCACATTTTTGGCGATGCTCGAACTCATCAAACGCTATCGCATTGACGTTCATCAGGAAGAGCTGTTCAGCGACATCGAGATCAATCGCAATGCAGATTGGAGCGATGAGGAAGAATTGGAATTGGAATTTGAGTAA
- the moaC gene encoding cyclic pyranopterin monophosphate synthase MoaC, giving the protein MSNQLSHLDERGRVKMVDVGDKPDTERVAIARGEIHMKKETLDLIRAGQMKKGDVLTVAQIAGIAASKRTSDLIPLCHPLPLSKVDVDLALDDSLPGVVITATVKTVGKTGVEMEALTAVSVAALTVYDMAKAAEKTMRIQNIRLVEKRGGQSGDVVNEA; this is encoded by the coding sequence ATGTCCAATCAACTATCTCATCTCGACGAGCGCGGACGAGTGAAAATGGTAGATGTCGGCGATAAACCCGACACCGAGCGCGTCGCGATCGCGCGCGGCGAAATCCACATGAAAAAAGAAACGCTGGATTTGATCCGCGCGGGGCAGATGAAAAAAGGGGATGTGCTCACCGTCGCGCAAATTGCGGGAATCGCCGCTTCAAAACGGACCTCCGACCTGATTCCCCTTTGTCATCCTCTCCCACTCTCGAAGGTGGACGTAGACCTCGCGTTGGACGATTCCCTGCCTGGCGTCGTCATCACCGCCACCGTGAAAACCGTCGGCAAGACGGGCGTCGAAATGGAAGCGCTGACCGCCGTCTCGGTCGCCGCGCTCACGGTCTATGATATGGCGAAAGCGGCGGAGAAGACGATGAGGATTCAAAACATCCGCTTGGTTGAAAAACGTGGCGGACAATCTGGCGACGTGGTGAATGAAGCGTAA